A DNA window from Amycolatopsis sp. DSM 110486 contains the following coding sequences:
- the rmuC gene encoding DNA recombination protein RmuC, with protein METVITTAAVVLALLLCVAVALLWRLYGDGMRRADAAARLVAAERAKNDQQQLALRRYEVAFASISGRGELGEQVLVETARALGLREELHFTLQTDLAGGGSAKPDMVLRVGGGRTVPVDAKASMAIWAEAVETDDPEERLDALRAHVRQIRSRAAELAGKGYQRWADAIYGTIMFVPSDAAVVAALDTDPELLRWLIDRRVFLCGPTGFGVLASAALFAASDRALVEDVEQVRAGAAAAHRSAGNAVEALNLTSTHLQRFLSARRRELEALESFRATVAPLTDASGSPSPVPEVRRGDELAAS; from the coding sequence GTGGAGACGGTGATCACGACCGCGGCCGTCGTGCTCGCGCTGCTCCTGTGCGTCGCGGTCGCGCTGCTGTGGCGGCTCTACGGCGACGGCATGCGCCGGGCCGACGCGGCGGCGCGACTCGTGGCGGCCGAGCGCGCGAAGAACGACCAGCAGCAGCTGGCGTTGCGGCGGTACGAGGTGGCGTTCGCGTCGATCAGCGGACGCGGCGAGCTCGGTGAGCAGGTGCTGGTCGAGACCGCGCGCGCGTTGGGGCTGCGCGAAGAACTGCACTTCACGCTGCAGACCGACCTGGCGGGCGGCGGCAGTGCGAAGCCGGACATGGTGCTGCGCGTGGGCGGCGGCCGCACCGTGCCCGTCGACGCGAAGGCCAGCATGGCGATCTGGGCCGAGGCCGTGGAGACCGACGATCCCGAGGAACGGCTCGACGCGTTGCGCGCCCACGTGCGCCAGATCCGTTCCCGCGCGGCCGAGCTCGCCGGCAAGGGTTACCAGCGCTGGGCCGACGCGATCTACGGCACGATCATGTTCGTTCCGTCCGACGCGGCCGTGGTCGCCGCGCTCGACACCGATCCGGAGCTGCTGCGCTGGCTGATCGACCGCCGAGTGTTCCTGTGTGGACCCACGGGGTTCGGGGTACTGGCGTCGGCCGCCCTGTTCGCGGCGAGCGACCGGGCGCTGGTGGAGGACGTCGAGCAGGTCCGCGCGGGGGCGGCGGCCGCGCACCGTTCGGCGGGGAACGCGGTCGAGGCGCTGAACCTGACGAGCACGCACCTGCAGCGGTTCCTCTCCGCGCGACGGCGGGAGCTGGAGGCGCTGGAGAGCTTCCGCGCGACGGTGGCACCCCTGACGGACGCGTCGGGGAGCCCTTCGCCGGTGCCGGAGGTACGGAGGGGGGACGAGCTGGCGGCTAGCTGA
- a CDS encoding DUF6542 domain-containing protein, with protein sequence MTAIRDRQSDPDAEDATVPWDERLVVGERRGLPWWAAVLVGFGLAVLGAIIDEKTKGSLDFIFKAGYFVGAVLAVGAVQRRALFGPMVQPPLVLAVTVPGVVLLTGGSSSGNDTLSKLLNIGTPLINGFPTMAITTGVTLLFGFFRIFRERDPDAAVKLKDGKPPRGREDGDEPPARPRTRPPGSGRPASAGQAPPPAGARRPPRDRDLDGPPPRRPRPPADPGARPRREPGDPAAPRGARKPPPDGRRPRPPEGDPRRRDPRGDAPPPRRRPRADEPPPGRPRPPRREPPRRQRPWDDES encoded by the coding sequence GTGACCGCGATACGCGATCGCCAGAGCGATCCTGATGCCGAAGACGCCACCGTGCCCTGGGACGAGCGTCTCGTCGTCGGCGAGAGGCGCGGCCTGCCTTGGTGGGCAGCTGTCCTCGTGGGCTTCGGCCTGGCCGTGCTGGGCGCCATCATCGACGAGAAGACCAAGGGCAGCCTCGACTTTATTTTCAAGGCGGGCTACTTCGTGGGGGCCGTGCTCGCGGTGGGCGCGGTGCAAAGACGCGCTCTGTTCGGACCGATGGTGCAGCCGCCGCTGGTGCTGGCCGTCACGGTGCCCGGTGTGGTGCTCCTGACCGGCGGGTCCAGCTCGGGCAACGACACCCTGTCGAAGCTGCTCAACATCGGCACGCCGCTGATCAACGGCTTCCCGACGATGGCGATCACCACCGGTGTCACGCTGCTGTTCGGGTTCTTCCGCATCTTCCGCGAACGCGACCCCGACGCCGCCGTGAAGCTCAAGGACGGCAAGCCGCCCCGTGGCCGCGAAGACGGCGACGAGCCGCCCGCCCGCCCGCGCACCCGCCCGCCGGGCTCGGGTCGTCCCGCGAGCGCCGGCCAGGCGCCGCCGCCCGCCGGTGCGCGCCGCCCGCCTCGCGACCGCGACCTCGACGGCCCGCCCCCGCGCCGCCCCCGGCCGCCCGCGGACCCCGGCGCCCGCCCGCGCCGCGAACCCGGCGACCCCGCCGCCCCCCGCGGCGCGCGCAAGCCCCCGCCGGACGGCCGCCGCCCCCGCCCGCCCGAAGGAGACCCCCGTCGCCGCGACCCCCGCGGCGACGCGCCCCCGCCCCGCCGCCGCCCTCGCGCCGACGAACCCCCGCCCGGCCGGCCGCGTCCCCCGCGCCGCGAACCGCCGCGCCGCCAGCGCCCCTGGGACGACGAGTCCTGA
- a CDS encoding 4-hydroxy-3-methylbut-2-enyl diphosphate reductase yields the protein MTSASPGTEPAGTPTISQSGAAKRVLLAKPRGYCAGVDRAVIAVEKALELYGAPVYVRKEIVHNRHVVETLRERGAIFVDETSEVPEGALVVFSAHGVSPAVHSEAADRNLRTIDATCPLVTKVHKEVNRFAKDDYDILLIGHEGHEEVEGTAGEAPDKVQLVDKAEDVDKVDVRDPSKVIWLSQTTLSVDETMERVDQLRERFPGLADPPSDDICYATTNRQVAVKAMAPECDLVLVVGSTNSSNSKRLVEVALKAGARSSYLIDFASEVDEAWLSGVSTVGVTSGASVPDVLVMELLTWLAERGYGQVDEVTTANEKIAFALPKELRKAAKSES from the coding sequence ATGACTTCTGCGAGTCCCGGAACCGAGCCCGCCGGTACCCCGACGATCTCCCAGTCCGGCGCCGCCAAACGCGTGTTGCTCGCGAAGCCGCGCGGCTACTGCGCCGGCGTGGACCGCGCGGTGATCGCCGTGGAGAAGGCGCTGGAGCTCTACGGCGCGCCCGTCTACGTGCGCAAGGAGATCGTCCACAACCGCCACGTCGTCGAGACCCTGCGCGAACGCGGCGCGATCTTCGTGGACGAGACGTCGGAGGTGCCCGAGGGCGCGCTCGTCGTGTTCTCGGCCCACGGTGTTTCGCCGGCGGTGCACTCCGAGGCGGCCGACCGCAACCTCCGCACCATCGACGCGACCTGCCCGCTCGTGACGAAGGTGCACAAAGAGGTCAACCGCTTCGCCAAGGACGACTACGACATCCTGCTGATCGGCCACGAAGGCCACGAAGAGGTCGAGGGCACCGCGGGGGAGGCACCCGACAAGGTGCAGCTCGTGGACAAGGCCGAGGACGTCGACAAGGTCGACGTGCGCGACCCGTCCAAGGTGATCTGGCTCTCCCAGACCACCCTTTCGGTCGACGAGACGATGGAACGCGTCGACCAGCTGCGCGAACGCTTCCCCGGCCTGGCCGACCCGCCCAGCGACGACATTTGCTACGCCACCACCAACCGGCAGGTGGCCGTGAAGGCCATGGCGCCCGAGTGCGACCTGGTGCTGGTGGTGGGCTCGACGAACTCCTCGAACTCCAAGCGCCTCGTCGAGGTCGCCCTGAAAGCGGGCGCGCGGTCGTCGTACCTGATCGACTTCGCTTCGGAGGTCGACGAGGCCTGGCTTTCGGGGGTGTCGACGGTGGGGGTCACTTCGGGCGCCTCGGTGCCGGATGTGCTGGTGATGGAACTGCTGACCTGGCTGGCCGAGCGCGGTTATGGGCAGGTTGACGAAGTGACGACCGCGAACGAGAAGATCGCCTTCGCGTTGCCGAAGGAGCTTCGGAAGGCTGCGAAGTCGGAGTCCTGA
- a CDS encoding lipid droplet-associated protein, with amino-acid sequence MKPLPLPLRVAAGLAVTTAERVRELPKQITGLPVTVVSQVLQLSMRVQQHVTELAIKGDDALSGLRPVEDTPSWATFDEDVEPDLPTRPTLVPVEDLPEPRANGHRPNLPGLTDEPEDPWTQEERALAEDHADGENDSAGGPAGLAGYDDLTLPQLRARLRRLTVPQLEEILDYEKANADRASFTGMLARRIGNARKAEEEASQQGDDAEGQ; translated from the coding sequence ATGAAGCCACTCCCGCTCCCCCTCCGGGTCGCCGCGGGCCTCGCCGTCACCACCGCCGAGCGGGTTCGTGAGCTCCCGAAGCAGATCACCGGCCTGCCGGTGACCGTCGTCAGTCAGGTCCTCCAGCTGTCCATGCGTGTCCAGCAACACGTCACCGAGCTGGCGATCAAGGGCGACGACGCGCTGTCCGGCCTGCGCCCGGTCGAGGACACGCCCAGCTGGGCGACGTTCGACGAGGACGTCGAGCCCGACCTGCCGACGCGTCCCACGCTGGTGCCCGTCGAGGACCTGCCCGAGCCGCGGGCCAACGGCCACCGCCCGAACCTGCCCGGGCTCACGGACGAACCCGAAGACCCGTGGACGCAGGAAGAGCGCGCTCTCGCCGAGGACCACGCCGACGGCGAGAACGACAGCGCCGGCGGCCCCGCGGGCCTGGCCGGCTACGACGACCTCACCCTGCCCCAGCTGCGCGCCCGCCTGCGCCGCCTGACCGTGCCGCAGCTCGAGGAGATCCTCGACTACGAGAAGGCCAACGCCGACCGCGCGTCGTTCACCGGCATGCTCGCGCGGCGCATCGGCAACGCGCGCAAGGCGGAAGAAGAGGCGAGCCAGCAGGGCGACGACGCGGAAGGCCAGTGA